TCTGATCTGTTTCAGTTTCTCTCTTTAGCTCTCATTCTTATATTCGATTCCCACTATCTATCGACGATGACCGACCCGCCCAGAGTTATTTGGGCTAACAGACAGCATAATACAAGATTGTAAGATTAGCTTAGGCCCATGAGATACTTTACGATAGACCCATTAAGTATGAGGTCAATAGATTATAATCTTAGTCAAGGCCCATTAGATACTTTTTACATCTGGCCCAATAAGGAAGAGTCCACGAAACTAAAGCGATTATCCTATCCAAAATCTTCCTAGATTTTCAGAGCTATCAACCTCCATCATTTCAGAACTTGAGCTTTCCCTCTAAATCTCACTCTGTTTTCTTGCACTCTGCTACCCGGAATCCATGGATATCGCTTCTTCCTCTCTCTATCAAGCTCACAAGGTCGCTCCCATGCGTCAACCTTCCCCCCCGGTCAACTCCTGCTCCCTCGGCTCGGTCTCAGTCATCGGATTCTCTCTTCCGCAGATCACCTCTCCTTCTCTAGCTAAATGTAGCCGAAAACAGAGCTCTTACGGCGTCGTAAGAGCATGTGTTGCCGTGGAACAGAAGACACGTACTGCTATCATCAGAATTGGCACAAGGGGAAGGTAAAGTCTCTCTTTTTTGCCTTAGTTTCCGCAATTCTGATCCAAAGTCTTGATTTTGATCGATCCTAGAGTTGGATCCTCTTCCCTGGGTTTGAGTAGATGGTTTAGAAAATACACGCATTTACTTCCTTAGACAATTGTTTCTGTGTTTCTACTAGCCAAATCTTTGTCGTGCGATTGATTTTTGCATTAGTGGTTTATTAAGTTTAGCCTTGTGCTTATATATACTCTTCTTCACTGTGTAGGACAGTCCTCTAGCACTTGCTCAAGCGTACGAGACACGAGCCAAGCTCCAGTCAAAACACCCTGAGCTCACTGAAGACGGAGCTATCCACATCGAGATCATTAAGACAACTGGTGATAAGATTCTCTCTCAGCCGCTTGCTGATATCGGTGGGAAAGGGCTTTTCACCAAAGAAATCGACGAGGCCTTGATAAACGGTCATATCGACATAGCTGTCCATTCCATGAAGGATGTCCCGACTTATCTACCTGAGAAGACGGTTTTGCCGTGTAACCTTGTGCGTGAAGATGTCAGAGATGCTTTCATTTGTCTGACTGCAGCTTCGCTGGCCGATCTTCCAGCTGGAAGCGTTGTGGGAACAGCTTCCCTTAGGAGAAAGTCGCAGATACTCCACAAGTATCCTTCGTTAAGCGTGAGTTTTTTCACATCTTTTTTCACAACGCAGGGGCTGTCACATCTTGACACATGTGTTTATTGATGATGACTCTGCAGGTTGAGGAGAACTTTAGGGGTAATGTGCAGACAAGACTATCCAAGCTTCAAGGAGGAAAAGTTCACGCTACTCTATTAGCTCTTGCTGGTCTCAAGAGGTTGAGTATGACAGAGAATGTGGCCTCTATTTTATCTCTCGATGAGATGCTTCCAGCTGTTGCTCAAGGAGCAATCGGAATAGCCTGCAGAACCGATGATGATAAAATGGTATGTTAATCTAGACAGAGGTTTCTTTTTAACACATCTGGTGATGTTTCTTTTCATGAGACCTTtagattttgttgtttttaacaTCTGTAGGCAAACTACTTAGCCTCATTGAACCACGAGGAAACGAGACTAGCAGTTGCATGCGAGAGAGCGTTTCTTGAAACGTTGGATGGCTCATGCCGTACTCCTATTGCTGGATACGCTGCCAAGGACGACGAAGGCAACTGCTATTTCAGGGGATTGGTTGCATCCCCTGACGGTACTCGAGGTATGAGAAAGCATTCTTACGTATACCAATATGGGAAACATCATTCATTTCTTATATGTTCCATCTTTGTGACAGTTCTTGAGACCTCAAGAAAAGGTCCGTATGTGTTTGAGGACATGGTGAAGATGGGAAAAGACGCTGGGCAAGAACTGCTTTCGCGTGCTGGTCCAGGTTTCTTTGGCAACTAAGCCatttgaagaagatgaggaagaaggGTTGTAACATGGTCAGAGCCAAGTGAACTGTTGTAACTTTTTTGATTTTGAGAGAAATATAACCTTGTTTTATTTGATTGTATTCTTGTATTTAGATAAAACAAGTCTTGCAATTGCAACTTTTTCATCACACTATGAATCTCGTTCCCAAGAAACTAGACTTCAGCTTTTATCTCCTTccatcttcctcttcatcaACTGGAGTATACCACTCTGGTCTTCTCTCGGAGTTACTCAGACTGTAATCCAGCAACAATTCTTCATTGCACAACGCTCTTGTAGCCACCAGAACAACCGTCTTAAGTACAGGAGCATCCAAACTGCTACTACTCCCGGTCTTAAACGACAAGCCTCCAAATTTCATCATCTTCCCCTCTCCTGCATTTCCGTAAGCTACATTTGGAATGTAAGCTCGCATCCCATTCTCTGACAAAGGGAAGTCATACGGACAAACCATGACATTAGGATCCATATCTTTGCCCGGGTGATTCAAGAAATGACCGAACGCCAACGGGTTTCTCATTTCAACAACAGCTTCGAGCGGCTTAGTCAGAATCTTGGTTTCCTTGTCTGAACCGTGCTCCACGGTTTTAGCATCTGTTCTAACCTCAGGCGTTGTGAAAGAGCCGTTCCATACTTGCCGTGATTCTCCTCCACGACCCCAAGGCTGAGCATTTATTACCGTCCCGTCATACCTCGTGATCAGATATGAGTTATGTGCATCGACATCTGGATACCCGGGGATATATCTGTGGAAAGCAGGAGAATAAATCACACCAGGGTAGAAGGCTAAGACAGCTCCCACGTCTGCTTCACCTTCTATGAAACAACCTTGACCTGCGTCTTTGTGAGGTATTAAGGATGGTTTGATCTCGAGGGTGTACCCAATCCTATCCTTTAATAGCTTCGAGATTTCAGCAAGTTTAAGCGGCTTAGTCTCAGGAACTACTgtgctgaagaagaagaatcagtgAGAAAGATGATCAAGATAAGAACAAGAGACTGGATATGCATAAGTTCACTACACCTATTTATTTAAGACTCACCTGTCTTGTCTGCAGTTGGCGAAAGCTTCTGATCCTGACTCGTTTAGCTCCTCTGTTTTGTctttatgaggaagaagaagaagaatctcgTCCATGGAAGCACAAAAGTTTTCGAGCTGGTAGTGAATGTTCTCTTGTACTTGCTTCTGTTGCTCAGATAAAGTGGCTTTGCCAGCCATCTCAATGATCTCTTCTGCATCAGCCTCTTCAGCATCTCGTCCCAAACGATTATAGCTAATAAGACAGAGAATCTCCATTACTAATAAAACCGATAAACAGCTACGCTAATACTTAGCAATCAGCTTCTCTCTTTGAAACACTGTAAAAATattgttcaaagaaaaaaagaaaaaaaaccttgTAAACATAAAAAGCTTGTTAATATCGGCTTCATATTGCAGTTGCCGTGGATTCTTGGCAAAAGTGGTACTCTTTGCTAGAACACCAACACCCTGGAGACAGACCCcacagacaaaaaaaacaaaatctcagCACGTTTGATAGTGTATTTGGAGCAGACTGATGTTTTCAGAGTCTCAGAAACATTTATTACATCAAAGTTCTTGGATTTACAAAACGGTTTACAATGCTAATTGATCATATTACATCTACGGACatcgaatcattgagattcatTTTAGTTAGGACTCACATATGTGCTAAGTATATCATTTCCAATGCCACAAGCTACAAACAGATTCACGCATAGCTAACTACTAGGAAACATCTTATATGGTGAAGACTATAATCCTGCACCAAGAGGATATTCAGCAGAAGTTATCGGAAAGAGATTCAGTTTTCACCTGCTGAAATTtgctgaaaagaaaaaacattttagCAAACGCCATTCTTTGTTCTCCTCACTACGGGATCGAAGagcagagaagaagatgaatcgCAAGTGCTTCCAGCTTGAAAGGATCCTCTTCAGGTGATTTACAAAAGGGAAGAAGACACGACTCGGGCCAGGAGCTTCAGCTTTTAGCTCACCCGTTGGGCCTCACTGGGCCGTTCTAAGTTTTATT
The sequence above is drawn from the Raphanus sativus cultivar WK10039 chromosome 7, ASM80110v3, whole genome shotgun sequence genome and encodes:
- the LOC108817633 gene encoding porphobilinogen deaminase, chloroplastic gives rise to the protein MDIASSSLYQAHKVAPMRQPSPPVNSCSLGSVSVIGFSLPQITSPSLAKCSRKQSSYGVVRACVAVEQKTRTAIIRIGTRGSPLALAQAYETRAKLQSKHPELTEDGAIHIEIIKTTGDKILSQPLADIGGKGLFTKEIDEALINGHIDIAVHSMKDVPTYLPEKTVLPCNLVREDVRDAFICLTAASLADLPAGSVVGTASLRRKSQILHKYPSLSVEENFRGNVQTRLSKLQGGKVHATLLALAGLKRLSMTENVASILSLDEMLPAVAQGAIGIACRTDDDKMANYLASLNHEETRLAVACERAFLETLDGSCRTPIAGYAAKDDEGNCYFRGLVASPDGTRVLETSRKGPYVFEDMVKMGKDAGQELLSRAGPGFFGN
- the LOC108817632 gene encoding LOW QUALITY PROTEIN: uncharacterized protein LOC108817632 (The sequence of the model RefSeq protein was modified relative to this genomic sequence to represent the inferred CDS: inserted 2 bases in 1 codon) — its product is MAFAKMFFLFSKFQQGVGVLAKSTTFAKNPRQLQYEADINKLFMFTSYNRLGRDAEEADAEEIIEMAGKATLSEQQKQVQENIHYQLENFCASMDEILLLLPHKDKTEELNESGSEXLSPTADKTVVPETKPLKLAEISKLLKDRIGYTLEIKPSLIPHKDAGQGCFIEGEADVGAVLAFYPGVIYSPAFHRYIPGYPDVDAHNSYLITRYDGTVINAQPWGRGGESRQVWNGSFTTPEVRTDAKTVEHGSDKETKILTKPLEAVVEMRNPLAFGHFLNHPGKDMDPNVMVCPYDFPLSENGMRAYIPNVAYGNAGEGKMMKFGGLSFKTGSSSSLDAPVLKTVVLVATRALCNEELLLDYSLSNSERRPEWYTPVDEEEDGRR